In Halomonas alkalicola, the following proteins share a genomic window:
- the ilvD gene encoding dihydroxy-acid dehydratase, whose protein sequence is MSDTPKAPRRRHSAKVVDGPGKAASRAMLRAVGFRDEDFAKPQVGIASTWSMVTPCNSHIGELAEHARDGADAAGGKGVIFNTITISDGIANGTEGMKYSLVSREVIADSIETVACCEGFDGLVAIGGCDKNMPGCLMGLARLNRPSVFVYGGTILPGKGHTDIVSVFEAMGAHSRGDIDLIELKQIEETAIPGPGSCGGMYTANTMASAIEALGMSLPGSSAQNAVSNDKREDCEAAGAAVLALLERDIKPSDIMTREAFENAITVVIALGGSTNAVLHLIGMARTVGVDLALEDFTRIGRRVPVVADLRPSGHYMMSELVAIGGIQPLMKTLLDAGLLHGDCLTVTGSTLAENLANVAPYPDDQKIIAALDAPLKAESHLRILFGNLAPEGAVAKITGKEGTRFSGTARVFGSEEEAQARINDGTVVAGDVVVIRYEGPKGGPGMREMLTPTSAIMGRGLGSEVALITDGRFSGGSHGFVVGHVTPEAFDGGPLALVEDGDVITIDAEADTIEVDLSDEELMRRRRRAAWQQPAPRYTRGVLAKYARTVSSASTGAVTDAFD, encoded by the coding sequence ATGAGCGACACCCCCAAGGCCCCCCGCCGCCGCCACTCCGCCAAGGTGGTGGACGGCCCCGGGAAGGCGGCCAGCCGCGCCATGCTGCGCGCGGTGGGCTTTCGTGATGAGGACTTCGCCAAGCCCCAGGTGGGTATTGCCTCCACCTGGAGCATGGTCACGCCCTGCAACAGCCATATCGGCGAGCTGGCCGAGCACGCCCGGGACGGCGCCGACGCCGCCGGCGGCAAGGGGGTGATCTTCAACACCATCACCATCTCCGATGGCATCGCCAACGGCACCGAGGGCATGAAGTACTCGCTGGTGTCGCGGGAGGTGATCGCCGACTCCATCGAGACGGTGGCCTGCTGCGAGGGCTTCGACGGCCTGGTGGCCATCGGCGGCTGCGACAAGAACATGCCGGGCTGCCTGATGGGCCTGGCGCGGCTGAATCGGCCGAGCGTCTTCGTCTACGGCGGCACCATCCTGCCCGGCAAGGGCCACACCGACATCGTCTCGGTGTTCGAGGCCATGGGCGCCCACAGCCGCGGCGACATCGACCTGATCGAGCTCAAGCAGATCGAGGAGACCGCGATCCCCGGCCCCGGCTCCTGCGGCGGCATGTACACCGCCAACACCATGGCCTCGGCCATCGAGGCGCTGGGCATGAGCCTGCCGGGCAGCTCGGCGCAGAACGCCGTCTCCAACGACAAGCGCGAGGACTGCGAGGCGGCCGGTGCCGCAGTGCTCGCGCTGCTCGAACGTGACATCAAGCCCTCGGACATCATGACCCGGGAGGCCTTCGAGAACGCCATCACCGTGGTGATCGCGCTGGGCGGCTCCACCAATGCGGTGCTGCACCTGATCGGCATGGCGCGCACCGTCGGGGTGGACCTCGCCCTCGAGGACTTCACCCGCATCGGGCGGCGCGTGCCGGTGGTGGCCGACCTGCGCCCCAGCGGCCACTACATGATGAGCGAGCTGGTCGCCATCGGCGGCATCCAGCCGCTGATGAAGACCCTGCTCGATGCCGGCCTCTTGCACGGCGACTGCCTGACGGTGACCGGCAGCACACTCGCCGAGAACCTGGCCAATGTCGCCCCCTATCCCGACGACCAGAAGATCATCGCGGCGCTGGATGCGCCCCTCAAGGCGGAGAGCCACCTGCGCATCCTCTTCGGCAACCTGGCGCCGGAGGGGGCGGTAGCCAAGATCACCGGCAAGGAGGGCACCCGCTTCTCCGGCACCGCCCGGGTGTTCGGCTCCGAGGAGGAGGCCCAGGCGCGCATCAACGACGGCACCGTGGTGGCCGGGGACGTGGTGGTGATCCGCTATGAGGGCCCGAAGGGCGGGCCGGGCATGCGCGAGATGCTCACGCCCACCTCGGCGATCATGGGCCGCGGGCTCGGCAGCGAGGTGGCGCTGATCACCGACGGGCGCTTCTCCGGTGGTAGCCACGGCTTCGTGGTCGGCCACGTGACCCCAGAGGCCTTCGACGGCGGCCCGCTGGCGCTGGTGGAGGATGGCGATGTGATCACCATCGACGCCGAGGCCGACACCATCGAGGTCGACCTCTCCGACGAGGAGCTGATGCGCCGCCGCCGCCGCGCCGCCTGGCAGCAGCCGGCGCCGCGCTACACCCGCGGGGTGCTGGCCAAGTACGCGAGGACCGTCAGCTCCGCCAGCACCGGGGCGGTCACCGACGCCTTCGACTGA
- a CDS encoding ABC transporter ATP-binding protein produces the protein MSNDVKDSEVPFVKVEGLAKQYRSDLPPVFENVSFSIHKGEFICIIGHSGCGKSTILNALAGLEQASRGGIVMDGKEVDGPSLDRGVVFQGHALLPWLSVEENIAFAVRSRHPGWSRNQVAEHGARFLKMVGLAGAEKKKPAELSGGMKQRVGIARAFAVEPKMLLMDEPFGALDALTRGVIQDELLRICADTRQTVFMITHDVDEAILLADKILLMSNGPRAHIAEIVINTLPRERQRETMHHDPQFYRLRNHLVDFLVHRSKKLQETRDLKAAYGEPRVVRPGLDSLKVVASRDDEPPTNTPRRAAAGPA, from the coding sequence ATGTCGAATGATGTGAAAGACAGCGAAGTGCCCTTCGTCAAGGTGGAGGGCCTGGCCAAGCAGTATCGCAGCGATCTGCCGCCGGTGTTCGAGAACGTGAGCTTCTCCATCCACAAGGGCGAGTTCATCTGCATCATCGGCCACTCGGGATGCGGTAAGAGCACCATCCTCAACGCCCTGGCCGGCCTGGAGCAGGCCAGCCGCGGGGGCATCGTGATGGACGGCAAGGAGGTGGACGGCCCGAGCCTCGATCGCGGCGTGGTGTTCCAGGGCCATGCGCTGCTGCCCTGGCTGAGCGTGGAGGAGAACATCGCCTTTGCGGTGCGCTCCCGCCATCCGGGGTGGTCGCGCAACCAGGTGGCCGAGCACGGCGCCCGCTTCCTGAAGATGGTGGGCCTGGCGGGGGCGGAGAAGAAGAAGCCCGCGGAGCTCTCCGGCGGCATGAAGCAGCGGGTCGGCATCGCCCGGGCCTTCGCGGTGGAGCCCAAGATGCTGCTGATGGACGAGCCCTTCGGCGCCCTGGACGCCTTGACCCGGGGCGTGATCCAGGACGAGCTGCTCAGGATCTGCGCCGATACCCGTCAGACGGTCTTCATGATCACCCACGACGTGGACGAGGCGATCCTGCTGGCCGACAAGATCCTGCTGATGAGCAACGGCCCCCGGGCCCATATCGCCGAGATCGTCATCAATACGCTGCCCCGGGAGCGGCAGCGGGAGACGATGCACCACGACCCCCAGTTCTACCGGCTGCGCAACCATCTGGTGGACTTCCTGGTGCACCGCTCGAAGAAGCTCCAGGAGACGCGCGACCTCAAGGCCGCCTACGGCGAGCCCAGGGTGGTGCGGCCGGGGCTCGACTCCCTGAAGGTCGTCGCCTCCCGGGATGATGAGCCGCCGACGAATACGCCCCGCCGCGCCGCGGCAGGCCCGGCCTGA
- the cynS gene encoding cyanase has product MITDRKQVTEMILSAKVSKGVKWSDVAQAVGLSKEWTTAGCLGQMTFNKQQAEVLGEIFDLPDEAVAWLQVVPYKGSLPTEVPSDPLIYRWYEVVSVYGTTIKELIHEEFGDGIMSAIDFSMDIQREENPNGDRVKVVLSGKFLPYKSY; this is encoded by the coding sequence ATGATTACCGACCGTAAGCAAGTGACCGAGATGATCCTCTCCGCCAAGGTGAGCAAGGGCGTGAAGTGGAGCGACGTGGCCCAGGCCGTGGGCCTGAGCAAGGAGTGGACCACCGCCGGCTGCCTCGGCCAGATGACCTTCAACAAGCAGCAGGCCGAGGTGCTGGGCGAGATCTTCGACCTGCCCGACGAGGCGGTGGCCTGGCTGCAGGTGGTGCCCTACAAGGGGTCGCTGCCCACCGAGGTGCCCAGCGACCCGCTGATCTACCGCTGGTACGAGGTGGTCAGCGTCTACGGCACCACCATCAAGGAGCTGATCCACGAGGAGTTCGGCGACGGCATCATGAGCGCCATCGACTTCTCCATGGATATCCAGCGCGAGGAGAACCCCAACGGCGACCGGGTCAAGGTGGTGCTGTCGGGCAAGTTCCTGCCCTACAAGAGCTACTGA
- a CDS encoding ABC transporter substrate-binding protein, which produces MSDNNIYRPYSSDSRLGGCSCGQHQSQADHDAAARQARAQDPDTLSRDFVEAAAVKALFPHDATRRRFLKAVGMGSAMAAIASVLPMESLQAMAEERQGPLEKKDLRVGFIPINCATPLIMSDPLGFYAEQGLNVSLIKSSGWALVRDQMLNGELDASHFLAPMPLAISLGLGSSRQAMRVATIQNTNGQAITLAMKHKDNRDPRNWKGFRFAIPFEYSMHNFLLRHYLAEHGLDPDNDVQLRVTPPPEMVANLRAGNIDGFLGPDPFNQRAVYDQIGFLHLLTKEIWNGHPCCSFGMSEAFIQENPNTFAALYRAVLNASAMARDPANLGTIAEAISTPNYLNQPEIVIRQALTGRYADGLGGIQDQPDRSGFEPMPWYGMATWMLTQMKRWGYLKQEVDFKALAEEVFLMTDARRQMAELGMAEAEQEPLDGYPSFEIMGRTFDPHRADEYLQSLPLSRA; this is translated from the coding sequence ATGAGCGACAACAATATCTACCGTCCCTACTCGAGCGACTCCCGCCTGGGCGGCTGCAGCTGCGGCCAGCACCAGAGCCAGGCGGACCACGATGCAGCGGCCAGGCAGGCGAGGGCGCAGGACCCCGATACCCTCTCCCGGGACTTCGTGGAGGCGGCGGCGGTCAAGGCACTGTTTCCCCACGATGCCACCCGGCGGCGCTTCCTCAAGGCGGTGGGCATGGGCAGCGCCATGGCGGCCATCGCCAGCGTGCTGCCCATGGAGAGCCTGCAGGCCATGGCCGAGGAGCGCCAGGGGCCGCTGGAGAAGAAGGACCTGCGGGTGGGCTTCATTCCCATCAACTGTGCCACGCCGCTGATCATGTCCGACCCGCTGGGCTTCTACGCCGAACAGGGGCTGAACGTCTCGCTGATCAAGAGCTCGGGCTGGGCCCTGGTGCGCGACCAGATGCTCAACGGCGAGCTGGACGCCTCCCACTTCCTGGCGCCCATGCCGCTGGCCATCTCCCTGGGGCTAGGCTCGTCGCGACAGGCCATGCGCGTGGCCACCATCCAGAACACCAACGGCCAGGCCATCACCCTGGCCATGAAGCACAAGGACAACCGCGACCCGCGCAACTGGAAGGGCTTCCGCTTCGCCATCCCCTTCGAATACTCCATGCACAACTTCCTGCTGCGCCACTACCTGGCCGAGCACGGCCTCGACCCGGACAACGACGTCCAGCTTCGGGTCACGCCGCCCCCGGAGATGGTGGCCAACCTGCGCGCCGGCAACATCGACGGCTTCCTGGGGCCGGACCCCTTCAACCAGCGCGCCGTCTACGACCAGATCGGCTTCCTGCACCTGCTGACCAAGGAGATCTGGAACGGCCACCCCTGCTGCTCCTTCGGCATGTCCGAGGCGTTCATCCAGGAGAATCCCAACACCTTCGCCGCGCTCTATCGGGCGGTGCTCAACGCCTCCGCCATGGCCCGGGATCCGGCCAACCTCGGCACCATCGCCGAGGCGATCTCCACCCCCAACTACCTCAACCAGCCGGAGATCGTCATTCGCCAGGCGCTGACCGGGCGCTACGCCGACGGCCTGGGCGGCATCCAGGACCAGCCCGACCGCTCCGGCTTCGAGCCGATGCCCTGGTACGGCATGGCGACCTGGATGCTCACCCAGATGAAGCGCTGGGGCTACCTGAAGCAGGAGGTGGATTTCAAGGCGCTGGCCGAGGAGGTGTTCCTGATGACCGACGCCAGGCGCCAGATGGCGGAGCTCGGCATGGCCGAGGCGGAGCAGGAGCCGCTGGATGGCTACCCCAGCTTCGAGATCATGGGCCGCACCTTCGACCCCCATCGGGCCGACGAGTATCTGCAGAGCCTGCCGCTGTCGCGGGCCTGA
- a CDS encoding molybdopterin dinucleotide binding domain-containing protein: MAKSPVDTSRRRFMKGAVAAGGAATFVAGYSAPLAKMAKGVTGSAGETPKHPIHGNSLAPEYRVDLDSGELTLNPDQRTAFTICYGCTTQCGVRVRVDSESDRVLRVSGNPYHPLSADDHLPMRTPVAEALRHVSAYGGQGQVNRSTACARGNAMMSQLESPFRIDHCLKRVGERGERQWQKISFEQLIEEICEGGDLFGEGHVDGLRAIHDHDTLIDPENPEYGPKANQLMVMEATDYGRSELLKRFTLNGFATRNYGHHGSYCGLAFRMGSGAVMNDLGANAHVKPDIQNARFIMYIGTAPSQAGNPFKRQGRLIAKARAEGTLEYVVVDPALNAAASHAAAHNRWVPIRPGTDSAFAMAIIQWLLDNEGYARAFLELPGKAAADAAGEATHSNATHLVIDTENHPRRGRFLMASDLGLAEAGSDADAPLVVVDGKLVHGEEAMAAELFVDREVELAGSSEGPGSTVRVKSSMTLLRESANEYDLATYAEHCGIPEATIVELAERYASHGRRAVVNCHGGMMSGNGFYAAFAVQMLNLLAGNYNMKGGSAVGGGQFNGFSQGPRYDLVDFPGKRGPQGVFLSRSRFPYERSSEYRRKVEAGENPYPAKAPWRSFAPPTLTEHLPSALDGYPYPIKALIGCMANPIYGQAGLEAMIADKLKDPKRLGLFVAVDGFINETNRYADYIVPDSVMYEVWGFTGAWKGTLGRLTTACWPVVEPRQQKTAEGEPVCQDSFFIAVARRLGLSGFGDEAIPDADGHLHPLNRAEDYYLRAAANIAYMDEPLPEADESDIAHAGLAPLLPRLERTLKEEERGRVAYLYARGGRFQDASDHFRGERLTNAWRRTLCVYNEVVGTSIDTMSGKPNRGVPGHSLPLLANQQTMREVFLEEEWPLLAFSFKSNLMNSYAIGNERLRMIKPYNPVQMHRQDAERYGISHGDTVRIESPGGSVVGLALVSESVMPGSLGIEHGYGHRDLGATPHVIDGESQPDMPWLRAGININDLGFRDPTRNVDGTWLEPISGASVRQGLPVRVRKA, from the coding sequence ATGGCTAAGTCCCCCGTCGATACCTCACGCCGCCGCTTCATGAAGGGTGCCGTCGCCGCCGGCGGTGCCGCCACCTTCGTCGCCGGCTACTCCGCCCCCCTGGCCAAGATGGCCAAGGGCGTCACCGGCAGCGCCGGCGAGACGCCGAAGCACCCGATCCACGGCAACTCCCTGGCGCCGGAGTATCGGGTCGACCTCGACAGCGGCGAACTGACCCTCAACCCGGACCAGCGCACCGCCTTCACCATCTGCTACGGCTGCACCACCCAGTGCGGCGTGCGGGTGCGCGTCGACAGCGAGAGCGACCGGGTGCTGCGTGTCTCCGGCAACCCCTACCACCCGCTCTCCGCCGACGACCACCTGCCCATGCGCACCCCGGTGGCCGAGGCGCTGCGCCACGTCAGCGCCTACGGCGGCCAGGGCCAGGTCAACCGCTCCACCGCCTGCGCCCGCGGCAACGCCATGATGAGCCAGCTGGAGAGCCCCTTCCGCATCGACCACTGCCTCAAGCGGGTGGGCGAGCGCGGCGAGCGCCAGTGGCAGAAGATCTCCTTCGAGCAGCTGATCGAGGAGATCTGCGAGGGCGGCGACCTGTTCGGCGAGGGCCACGTGGACGGCCTGCGCGCCATCCACGACCATGACACCCTCATCGACCCGGAGAACCCGGAGTACGGCCCGAAGGCCAACCAGCTGATGGTGATGGAGGCCACCGACTACGGCCGCTCGGAGCTGCTCAAGCGCTTCACCCTCAACGGCTTCGCCACCCGCAACTACGGCCACCACGGCTCCTACTGCGGACTGGCCTTCCGCATGGGCTCCGGTGCCGTGATGAACGACCTGGGCGCCAACGCCCACGTCAAGCCGGACATCCAGAACGCCCGCTTCATCATGTACATCGGCACCGCGCCGAGCCAGGCGGGCAACCCCTTCAAGCGCCAGGGCCGGCTGATCGCCAAGGCGCGCGCCGAGGGCACCCTGGAGTACGTGGTGGTGGACCCGGCGCTCAACGCCGCCGCCTCCCACGCCGCCGCCCACAACCGCTGGGTGCCGATCCGCCCCGGCACCGACAGCGCCTTCGCCATGGCCATCATCCAGTGGCTGCTGGACAACGAGGGCTATGCACGGGCGTTCCTCGAGCTGCCCGGCAAGGCTGCCGCGGACGCCGCCGGCGAGGCCACCCACTCCAACGCCACCCACCTGGTGATCGATACCGAAAACCACCCCCGCCGCGGCCGTTTTCTGATGGCCAGCGACCTGGGCCTGGCCGAGGCCGGAAGCGACGCCGATGCCCCCCTGGTGGTGGTCGACGGCAAGCTCGTTCACGGCGAGGAGGCGATGGCCGCCGAGCTCTTCGTCGACCGCGAGGTCGAGCTCGCCGGTTCGTCGGAAGGGCCTGGGAGCACCGTGCGGGTGAAGAGCAGCATGACCCTGCTGCGGGAGTCGGCCAACGAGTACGACCTGGCCACCTACGCCGAGCACTGCGGCATCCCCGAGGCCACCATCGTCGAGCTGGCCGAACGCTACGCCAGCCACGGCCGCCGCGCCGTGGTCAACTGCCACGGCGGCATGATGTCGGGCAACGGCTTCTACGCCGCCTTCGCGGTGCAGATGCTCAACCTGCTGGCCGGCAACTACAACATGAAGGGCGGCAGCGCCGTGGGCGGGGGCCAGTTCAACGGCTTCAGCCAGGGCCCCCGCTACGACCTGGTGGACTTCCCCGGCAAGCGCGGCCCCCAGGGCGTCTTCCTCTCCCGCTCGCGCTTCCCCTACGAGCGCTCCTCGGAGTACCGCCGCAAGGTAGAGGCCGGCGAGAACCCCTACCCGGCCAAGGCGCCGTGGCGCTCCTTCGCCCCGCCCACCCTCACCGAGCACCTGCCCTCGGCGCTGGACGGCTACCCCTACCCGATCAAGGCGCTGATCGGCTGCATGGCCAACCCCATCTACGGCCAGGCCGGGCTCGAGGCGATGATCGCCGACAAGCTCAAGGACCCGAAGCGCCTGGGGCTCTTCGTGGCGGTGGATGGCTTCATCAACGAGACCAACCGCTACGCAGACTACATCGTGCCCGACTCGGTGATGTATGAGGTGTGGGGCTTCACCGGCGCCTGGAAGGGCACGCTGGGCCGGCTGACCACCGCCTGCTGGCCGGTGGTGGAGCCGCGCCAGCAGAAGACCGCCGAGGGCGAGCCGGTGTGCCAGGACAGCTTCTTCATCGCCGTGGCCCGGCGCCTGGGCCTTTCCGGCTTCGGCGACGAGGCGATCCCGGATGCCGACGGCCACCTGCACCCGCTCAACCGCGCCGAGGACTATTACCTGCGCGCCGCGGCCAACATCGCCTACATGGACGAGCCGCTGCCCGAGGCCGACGAGAGCGACATCGCCCACGCCGGGCTCGCCCCGCTGCTGCCGCGGCTCGAGCGCACCCTCAAGGAAGAGGAGCGTGGCCGGGTGGCCTACCTCTACGCTCGCGGCGGGCGCTTCCAGGACGCCAGCGACCACTTCCGCGGCGAGCGGCTGACCAACGCCTGGCGCCGCACCCTGTGCGTCTACAACGAGGTGGTGGGCACCAGCATCGACACCATGAGCGGCAAGCCCAACCGCGGCGTGCCCGGCCACAGTCTGCCGCTGCTGGCCAACCAGCAGACCATGCGTGAGGTGTTCCTCGAGGAGGAGTGGCCGCTGCTCGCCTTCTCGTTCAAATCCAACCTGATGAACTCCTACGCCATCGGCAACGAGCGGCTGCGCATGATCAAGCCCTACAACCCCGTGCAGATGCATCGCCAGGACGCCGAGCGCTACGGCATCAGCCACGGCGATACCGTCCGCATCGAGAGCCCCGGCGGCAGCGTGGTGGGCCTGGCGCTGGTCAGCGAGAGCGTGATGCCGGGGTCACTGGGCATCGAGCACGGCTACGGCCACCGGGATCTCGGCGCCACGCCGCATGTGATCGACGGCGAGTCCCAGCCGGACATGCCCTGGCTGCGCGCCGGCATCAACATCAACGACCTGGGCTTCCGGGACCCGACCCGCAACGTGGACGGCACCTGGCTCGAGCCCATCAGCGGCGCCAGCGTGCGCCAGGGCCTGCCGGTGAGGGTCCGCAAGGCCTGA
- the ntrB gene encoding nitrate ABC transporter permease: MDKTLKLRAGLLSCLLLLVLVGIWHAATQVTASGGGEALDPEYAMLMGLSAESERSSGFPTPGKFASSALGHLASPFYDNGPNDKGIGIQLAHSLWRVAAGFLLAMAVAIPLGFVIGMSPLLYQTLNPFIQVLKPISPLAWMPIALYTIKDSTISAIFVIFICSISPMLVNTAFGVAGVRKGWLDVARTLEVNPLRKAFRVILPAAAPTIITGMRISMGIAWLVIVAAEMLVGGTGIGYFVWNEWNNLSLNNVIFAVLMIGLIGMLLDLMFAQLQRKVTYVE; encoded by the coding sequence ATGGACAAGACACTGAAACTGCGCGCCGGGCTGCTCTCCTGCCTGCTGCTGCTGGTGCTGGTCGGCATCTGGCATGCGGCGACCCAGGTCACCGCCAGCGGTGGCGGCGAGGCGCTGGACCCGGAGTACGCCATGCTGATGGGGCTCTCCGCGGAGAGCGAACGCAGCTCCGGCTTTCCCACCCCTGGCAAGTTCGCCTCCAGCGCTCTGGGCCACCTGGCCAGCCCCTTCTACGACAACGGCCCCAACGACAAGGGCATCGGCATCCAGCTCGCCCACTCCCTGTGGCGGGTGGCGGCGGGCTTCCTGCTGGCCATGGCGGTGGCCATCCCCCTGGGATTCGTGATCGGCATGTCGCCGCTGCTCTACCAGACCCTCAACCCCTTCATCCAGGTGCTCAAGCCCATCTCGCCGCTGGCCTGGATGCCCATCGCCCTCTACACCATCAAGGACTCCACCATCTCGGCCATCTTCGTGATCTTCATCTGCTCCATCTCGCCGATGCTGGTCAATACCGCCTTCGGCGTGGCGGGGGTGCGCAAGGGCTGGCTGGACGTGGCGCGGACCCTGGAGGTGAACCCCCTGCGCAAGGCCTTCCGGGTAATCCTGCCCGCCGCGGCGCCCACCATCATCACCGGCATGCGCATCTCCATGGGCATCGCCTGGCTGGTCATCGTCGCCGCCGAGATGCTCGTGGGCGGGACCGGGATCGGCTACTTCGTCTGGAACGAGTGGAACAACCTGTCGCTGAACAACGTGATCTTCGCGGTCCTGATGATCGGCCTGATCGGCATGCTGCTGGACCTGATGTTTGCCCAACTGCAGAGGAAGGTGACCTATGTCGAATGA
- a CDS encoding sigma-54 interaction domain-containing protein, whose translation MERECETETGRVSRQRSGRRAEEPDSERSPAFWRAQEMLLLQQVMALAGRKTDPGPALQEMLHLLSELLGLNRGRIVLLDAAGRHGEIRYAYGLTREEVSRGRYGLHEGITGRVLATGQLMVCQNIDRDPLFLGRMVARSRLPEGPVSFIAQPIRVAERTLGVLACHRIRRRPRPLADDLQMLKLLAAYAGQLLQLHAQMQARTESLRQQNRLLSRALASSASRYGIVGSSPRLLQAVTELEQVSDSTASVLLLGESGTGKELFARALHLASPRREAPFIKVNCAAIPETLFESELFGYEKGAFTGAQSLRQGSFEQADGGTLFLDEIGELPLAMQTKLLRTLQEGSITRLGGKSELAIDVRLVAATNRHLEEEVARGAFRQDLYYRLNVIPIRLPSLAERSGDIPALALHHLNRINQANQRNVHLTGGALERLQAYPWPGNIRELGNVIERMVLLTDRAALEAEDVERFLPGEQEMAAGAPGGGAAGGPLPGEGGGPFPGATATVADVRPYVPATSHSPEALCHALRRSGGNKTRAAQLLGLTPRQFSYRWNKLGLAD comes from the coding sequence ATGGAGAGGGAGTGCGAGACGGAGACAGGCCGGGTTTCGCGGCAGCGGAGCGGACGCCGGGCCGAGGAGCCCGACAGCGAGCGCTCTCCCGCCTTCTGGCGGGCCCAGGAGATGCTGCTGCTGCAGCAGGTGATGGCGCTGGCGGGGCGCAAGACGGACCCGGGGCCGGCGCTCCAGGAGATGCTGCACCTGCTGTCGGAGCTGCTGGGACTCAACCGGGGGCGGATCGTGCTGCTGGACGCGGCGGGCCGCCACGGCGAGATCCGCTACGCCTACGGGCTGACCCGGGAGGAGGTCTCCCGGGGCCGCTACGGGCTCCACGAGGGGATCACCGGCCGGGTGCTGGCCACCGGCCAGCTGATGGTCTGCCAGAATATCGACCGCGACCCGCTCTTCCTGGGGCGGATGGTGGCGCGCAGCCGGCTGCCGGAGGGCCCGGTCTCCTTCATCGCCCAGCCGATCCGGGTGGCCGAGCGCACCCTGGGGGTGCTGGCCTGCCACCGGATACGGCGCCGCCCGCGCCCCCTGGCGGATGACCTGCAGATGCTCAAGCTGCTGGCGGCCTATGCCGGCCAGCTGCTGCAGCTGCACGCCCAGATGCAGGCGCGCACCGAATCTCTCCGGCAGCAGAATCGGCTGCTCTCCCGGGCGCTGGCCTCCAGCGCCAGCCGCTACGGCATCGTCGGCAGCTCCCCGCGGCTGCTCCAGGCGGTGACGGAGCTCGAGCAGGTCTCCGACTCCACCGCCAGCGTGCTGCTGCTGGGGGAGTCGGGCACCGGCAAGGAGCTCTTCGCCCGGGCCCTGCACCTGGCCAGCCCGCGGCGGGAGGCGCCCTTCATCAAGGTCAACTGCGCGGCGATTCCGGAGACCCTGTTCGAGTCCGAGCTCTTCGGCTACGAGAAGGGCGCCTTCACCGGCGCCCAGTCGCTGCGCCAGGGCTCCTTCGAGCAGGCCGACGGCGGCACCCTCTTTCTCGACGAGATCGGCGAACTGCCCCTGGCCATGCAGACCAAGCTGCTGCGCACCCTGCAGGAGGGGTCGATCACCCGGCTGGGCGGTAAGAGTGAACTCGCCATCGACGTGCGTCTGGTGGCGGCCACCAACCGCCACCTCGAGGAGGAGGTGGCCCGGGGCGCCTTCCGCCAGGACCTCTACTACCGGCTCAACGTCATCCCGATCCGGCTTCCCTCCCTGGCCGAGCGCAGCGGCGATATCCCGGCCCTGGCGCTGCACCACCTCAACCGGATCAACCAGGCCAACCAGCGCAACGTCCACCTCACCGGCGGGGCGCTGGAGCGCCTGCAGGCCTACCCCTGGCCGGGCAATATCCGCGAGCTGGGCAACGTGATCGAGCGCATGGTGCTGCTGACCGATCGGGCGGCCCTGGAGGCGGAGGACGTGGAGCGCTTCCTCCCCGGGGAGCAGGAGATGGCGGCCGGGGCGCCGGGGGGTGGTGCCGCGGGCGGGCCGCTGCCGGGGGAGGGCGGGGGCCCCTTTCCGGGCGCCACCGCGACGGTCGCCGACGTACGCCCCTATGTGCCGGCTACCTCCCACAGCCCCGAGGCGCTCTGCCACGCCCTGCGGCGCAGCGGGGGCAACAAGACCCGTGCCGCCCAGCTGCTGGGGCTGACGCCTCGCCAGTTCAGCTACCGCTGGAACAAGCTGGGGCTCGCCGACTAG